In a single window of the Cucurbita pepo subsp. pepo cultivar mu-cu-16 chromosome LG18, ASM280686v2, whole genome shotgun sequence genome:
- the LOC111779607 gene encoding uncharacterized protein LOC111779607 encodes MENDLLKNSTAGQRKMKFAPKAPPRRIPKPEVKEEIAEDADAAQARDLLKRFNETTLRARQRIGKKAAPTQVAFGSGGTSSTIRSFGISKAGNRLGNEDGSLPSTTSKEYVEPWDYYSYYPVTLPLRSPYSGNPDSLNEEEFGEGSETLSYDERTTTPAVDLGLLEENPETDIFFLQLPPMVPVIKQSSTVEGIGAANSSESQPRQKTCSMNELPSGSMGKLLVYRSGAVKLKLGDIIYDVSSGMHCGFAQDVAAINVEGKYCCIIGELSKRAILTPDVESMLKNMEDL; translated from the exons ATGGAGAATGATCTGCTCAAAAACAGTACAGCTGGTCAAAGGAAG ATGAAATTTGCTCCAAAAGCACCTCCTCGTCGTATACCAAAACCTGAAGTCAAAGA AGAAATAGCAGAGGACGCTGATGCTGCTCAAGCCAGGGATTTACTTAAACGCTTCAAT GAAACCACCCTAAGGGCAAGGCAAAGAATTGGGAAAAAAG CGGCACCTACACAAGTTGCATTTGGTTCTGGAGGTACATCAAGCACCATAAGATCATTTGGTATTTCAAAAGCTGGAAATAGACTCGGAAATGAAG ATGGATCGCTTCCGTCTACTACGAGTAAGGAGTATGTAGAACCATGG GATTATTACAGTTATTATCCTGTAACTCTTCCTTTGCGGAGTCCATATTCAGGAAATCCAG ATTCTCTTAACGAGGAAGAATTTGGAGAGGGTTCAGAAACCTTAAGCTATGATGAAAGAACAACGACTCCAGCAGTGGATCTTGGTCTATTG GAGGAAAATCCAGAAACAGACATATTTTTTCTGCAATTACCACCTATGGTGCCTGTGATAAAGCAATCCTCTACTGTAGAAGGGATTGGGGCAGCCAACAGCTCGGAATCACAACCTAGACAGAAAACCTGCTCTATGAATGAGTTACCTTCTGGCTCCATGGGTAAATTGCTCGTGTATAGGAGCGGTGCTGTCAAGTTAAAGCTTGGTGATATTATATATGAT GTTTCTTCTGGAATGCATTGTGGCTTTGCACAAGATGTTGCCGCTATCAATGTGGAAGGAAAGTATTGCTGCATCATTGGGGAGCTTAGCAAGCGTGCCATTTTAACACCAGACGTGGAGTCAATGTTAAAGAATATGGAggatttataa
- the LOC111779606 gene encoding cytochrome P450 CYP72A219-like isoform X2: MCWFGTSPRLMVKDPEMMKEVLSNKEGSFEKPPMNPLILKLTKGLTTLKGEEWAKHRRIINPAFHLERLKGMMPAFTISCSNMIERWKEMAGNQESVEVDVWPEIQRLTADVISRAAFGSNFEEGKKLFELLKQLTLFTVEAMQTLYLPGFRFIPTAKNRRREKLNKEIKTIIESIILRKENSMSNQEYNVDDLLCMLLQSRKKENQHEGDGLTTDEVMEECKQFYLAGQETTSSLITWTVIVLAMHSEWQEKARQEVMQICGKNEPTFQNLNHLKIVTMILNEVLRLYPPVIAQYQHTYAETKIGEVLIPAGVDVTLATLLIHHDPEYWGDDAEEFKPERFSAGVSKASKDQLAFFPFGWGPRTCVGQNFAMLEAKIALAMILQNFSFELSPSYAHAPHTVMTLQPQHGAQLKLHQL, encoded by the exons ATGTGCTGGTTTGGGACAAGTCCGAGATTGATGGTGAAGGACCCCGAGATGATGAAAGAAGTACTATCAAACAAGGAGGGTAGCTTTGAGAAGCCACCGATGAACCCACTTATTCTGAAGCTGACCAAGGGATTAACTACTCTTAAAGGGGAGGAATGGGCTAAACACAGGAGGATTATCAATCCTGCTTTTCATCTGGAAAGGCTCAAG GGAATGATGCCAGCCTTCACCATAAGCTGTAGCAACATGATAGAGCGCTGGAAGGAGATGGCTGGTAATCAAGAGAGTGTTGAAGTGGATGTGTGGCCTGAAATTCAGAGACTAACAGCAGATGTTATATCCAGGGCAGCCTTTGGCTCCAACTttgaagaagggaagaaaCTTTTTGAACTTCTCAAACAACTCACTCTTTTTACTGTTGAAGCCATGCAGACCTTGTACCTTCCTGGTTTCAG ATTTATTCCAACAGCTAAGAacaggaggagagagaagctGAACAAGGAGATCAAGACCATAATAGAGAGTATAATtctaaggaaagaaaattcCATGAGCAACCAGGAATACAATGTTGATGACTTGTTATGCATGCTCTTGCAGtcgaggaagaaagaaaatcaacaTGAAGGTGATGGACTGACAACTGATGAAGTGATGGAGGAGTGCAAGCAGTTCTACCTTGCAGGGCAGGAAACAACATCAAGCTTGATTACATGGACAGTCATTGTTTTGGCCATGCACTCAGAATGGCAAGAAAAAGCTAGGCAAGAAGTCATGCAAATTTGTGGGAAGAATGAAccaacttttcaaaatttaaaccaCTTAAAGATT GTTACCATGATACTTAATGAAGTCCTGAGGTTATACCCACCAGTTATTGCTCAATATCAACATACTTATGCAGAAACAAAGATAGGTGAAGTCTTAATACCTGCCGGGGTTGATGTTACCTTAGCTACGCTGCTTATTCACCACGATCCCGAGTACTGGGGAGACGATGCAGAAGAGTTCAAACCTGAGAGATTCTCCGCAGGAGTTTCGAAGGCAAGCAAAGATCAGTTGGCCTTCTTTCCCTTTGGCTGGGGACCTAGGACCTGCGTTGGACAAAATTTTGCAATGTTAGAAGCTAAGATCGCATTGGCTATGATTCTACAGAATTTCTCTTTTGAGCTCTCACCTTCTTACGCACATGCTCCTCATACTGTCATGACTCTTCAACCACAGCATGGAGCCCAGCTGAAACTTCACCAACTATAG
- the LOC111779606 gene encoding cytochrome P450 CYP72A219-like isoform X1: protein MRSRPFFVCKSTKMEYFVFYSLALCLVVFGVAKAFYSIWWRPKLVERQLKRQGVRGSSYKPLVGDAKEYVSMITEAWSTPMNLDHQIIQRVDPFTAVYAKKYGKLSMCWFGTSPRLMVKDPEMMKEVLSNKEGSFEKPPMNPLILKLTKGLTTLKGEEWAKHRRIINPAFHLERLKGMMPAFTISCSNMIERWKEMAGNQESVEVDVWPEIQRLTADVISRAAFGSNFEEGKKLFELLKQLTLFTVEAMQTLYLPGFRFIPTAKNRRREKLNKEIKTIIESIILRKENSMSNQEYNVDDLLCMLLQSRKKENQHEGDGLTTDEVMEECKQFYLAGQETTSSLITWTVIVLAMHSEWQEKARQEVMQICGKNEPTFQNLNHLKIVTMILNEVLRLYPPVIAQYQHTYAETKIGEVLIPAGVDVTLATLLIHHDPEYWGDDAEEFKPERFSAGVSKASKDQLAFFPFGWGPRTCVGQNFAMLEAKIALAMILQNFSFELSPSYAHAPHTVMTLQPQHGAQLKLHQL from the exons ATGAGATCAAGGCCTTTTTTTGTCTGTAAAAGCACAAAAATGGAGTACTTTGTGTTCTATTCATTGGCACTTTGCTTGGTTGTTTTTGGAGTGGCAAAAGCTTTCTACTCCATTTGGTGGAGACCCAAATTGGTGGAGAGACAGTTGAAAAGACAAGGAGTTAGGGGCAGTTCCTACAAGCCTTTGGTTGGTGATGCCAAAGAGTATGTGAGCATGATCACTGAAGCTTGGTCGACCCCCATGAATCTAGACCATCAGATCATTCAACGTGTTGATCCATTCACTGCAGTGTATGCTAAAAAATATG GAAAGTTATCGATGTGCTGGTTTGGGACAAGTCCGAGATTGATGGTGAAGGACCCCGAGATGATGAAAGAAGTACTATCAAACAAGGAGGGTAGCTTTGAGAAGCCACCGATGAACCCACTTATTCTGAAGCTGACCAAGGGATTAACTACTCTTAAAGGGGAGGAATGGGCTAAACACAGGAGGATTATCAATCCTGCTTTTCATCTGGAAAGGCTCAAG GGAATGATGCCAGCCTTCACCATAAGCTGTAGCAACATGATAGAGCGCTGGAAGGAGATGGCTGGTAATCAAGAGAGTGTTGAAGTGGATGTGTGGCCTGAAATTCAGAGACTAACAGCAGATGTTATATCCAGGGCAGCCTTTGGCTCCAACTttgaagaagggaagaaaCTTTTTGAACTTCTCAAACAACTCACTCTTTTTACTGTTGAAGCCATGCAGACCTTGTACCTTCCTGGTTTCAG ATTTATTCCAACAGCTAAGAacaggaggagagagaagctGAACAAGGAGATCAAGACCATAATAGAGAGTATAATtctaaggaaagaaaattcCATGAGCAACCAGGAATACAATGTTGATGACTTGTTATGCATGCTCTTGCAGtcgaggaagaaagaaaatcaacaTGAAGGTGATGGACTGACAACTGATGAAGTGATGGAGGAGTGCAAGCAGTTCTACCTTGCAGGGCAGGAAACAACATCAAGCTTGATTACATGGACAGTCATTGTTTTGGCCATGCACTCAGAATGGCAAGAAAAAGCTAGGCAAGAAGTCATGCAAATTTGTGGGAAGAATGAAccaacttttcaaaatttaaaccaCTTAAAGATT GTTACCATGATACTTAATGAAGTCCTGAGGTTATACCCACCAGTTATTGCTCAATATCAACATACTTATGCAGAAACAAAGATAGGTGAAGTCTTAATACCTGCCGGGGTTGATGTTACCTTAGCTACGCTGCTTATTCACCACGATCCCGAGTACTGGGGAGACGATGCAGAAGAGTTCAAACCTGAGAGATTCTCCGCAGGAGTTTCGAAGGCAAGCAAAGATCAGTTGGCCTTCTTTCCCTTTGGCTGGGGACCTAGGACCTGCGTTGGACAAAATTTTGCAATGTTAGAAGCTAAGATCGCATTGGCTATGATTCTACAGAATTTCTCTTTTGAGCTCTCACCTTCTTACGCACATGCTCCTCATACTGTCATGACTCTTCAACCACAGCATGGAGCCCAGCTGAAACTTCACCAACTATAG
- the LOC111780667 gene encoding protein ELF4-LIKE 4-like: MEGDTFSGLGSSAQIDTKILQTFQKNFVQVQNILDQNKLLISEINQNHESKIPDNLNRNVGLIRELNNNIRRVVDLYADLSCSFTRSMEVSSEGDSSGALKSDGKAGQKRNRAA; encoded by the coding sequence ATGGAGGGCGACACATTTTCAGGGCTTGGGAGTAGTGCACAGATTGATACCAAGATTTTACAGACATTTCAGAAGAATTTTGTTCAAGTTCAAAACATCTTGGATCAAAACAAGCTGCTCATCAGCGAGATAAACCAGAATCATGAATCAAAGATCCCTGATAATCTTAACAGAAATGTGGGTCTGATCCGAGAATTAAACAACAATATCAGGAGGGTTGTGGACTTATATGCTGATCTTTCATGTTCCTTCACTAGATCCATGGAAGTTTCTTCAGAAGGTGATTCCAGTGGAGCTTTGAAATCAGATGGAAAAGCAGGCCAAAAGAGAAACAGGGCTGCCTAA
- the LOC111780616 gene encoding uncharacterized protein LOC111780616, with protein sequence MASTSTVSLALPLTSATHKRLSNHAFFNPLPASSSSRSRKAIAGVPTSNGRLVAVRSSLKKAITGLTAAALTASMVIPEVAEAAGPGVSPSLKNFLLSIAAGGTVVVAILGAVIGVSNFDPVKRG encoded by the coding sequence ATGGCTTCCACTTCTACAGTGTCACTGGCCCTGCCATTGACTTCCGCCACCCACAAGAGACTTTCCAACCACGCCTTCTTCAATCCATTgccagcttcttcttcttcaaggtCTCGCAAGGCCATCGCCGGCGTGCCGACATCTAACGGGAGGCTCGTCGCAGTCCGATCGTCATTGAAGAAGGCCATCACTGGACTAACCGCCGCCGCTCTGACGGCGTCAATGGTGATTCCGGAGGTTGCAGAGGCTGCAGGACCAGGAGTCTCCCCGTCGCTGAAGAACTTCTTGCTCAGCATTGCTGCCGGTGGAACAGTGGTGGTGGCCATATTGGGGGCTGTGATAGGCGTCTCCAACTTCGATCCGGTCAAGCGTGGTTGA
- the LOC111779746 gene encoding mechanosensitive ion channel protein 10-like, with protein MADKKGTEQVVLRILDGEEGVDARNDLTNGSVASVPDFEPKETRSVRCAIPQSVVESSPSHEISRMSSLKPPKIPVSAVRRPSFARSSFSKPKSRLIEPPCPDGASLTEENAQAKSASGSPFSSSPKRDSPANIATATSPKESLKSAPITPRTPLVGSTGSEEEDDEEVYKTAELKVKEKSRKKLKRAVLIEWIAFLCITACLISSLTIDKLLTKEIWGLELWKWCVLVLVIFCGRLFSQWFINCLVFLIERNFLLKRKVLYFVYGLRKSVIVLIWLALVLLAWGLLFDQSIKRSKKVNEILNYVTRALAASLIGAGLWLVKTLLVKILAASFQCTRFFDRIQESIFHQYILRTLSGPPLMEMAERVGRVASSGQLSFRHLKKERDGGNEGKEEVIDVDKLKKMKQEKVSAWTMRGLINVIRSSGLSTISNTIENFKEEEGEQKDKEINSEWEASAAAYQIFRNVAKPGSKYIDEEDLFRFMNKEEIDNVLPLFEGGVETGKIKRKTLKNWLVNVYIERKSLAHSLNDTKTAIEELNRLASAFVLIVIVIVWLLLMGFLTTQVLVFISSQLLLVVFMFGNTAKTIFEAIIFVFVMHPFDVGDRCVVDGVQMIVEEMNILTTIFLRYDNEKIFYPNSVLATKPISNFYRSPEMSDSIDFSVDFSTSIESIGALKARIKSYLESKPQFWRPNHSVIVKEIENVNKMKLSLYINHTINFQNYGDRSSRRSDLVLELKKIFEDLGIKYHLLPQEVQLNYVSAVAPMVSTTSRR; from the exons ATGGCGGATAAGAAAGGGACGGAACAAGTTGTTTTACGGATTTTGGATGGCGAAGAAGGAGTCGATGCAAGGAATGATCTCACTAATGGCTCTGTTGCTTCTGTTCCTGATTTTGAGCCAAAAGAAACTCGGAGTGTTAGGTGCGCAATCCCGCAATCCGTGGTTGAGAGCTCTCCTTCACACGAGATTTCCAGAATGAGTTCATTGAAACCTCCAAAAATTCCTGTATCGGCAGTTCGGCGCCCATCATTTGCTCGATCTTCATTTTCGAAACCGAAATCAAGGCTAATAGAGCCGCCTTGTCCTGATGGTGCAAGTTTGACGGAAGAAAATGCTCAAGCAAAATCAGCATCTGGTTCACCATTCTCTAGCTCTCCGAAGAGGGACTCACCAGCTAATATAGCCACTGCGACTAGTCCTAAAGAATCTTTGAAGTCTGCTCCGATAACTCCTAGAACACCATTGGTTGGATCTACTGGAAGTgaggaggaagatgatgaagaagtcTACAAAACTGCAGAActgaaagtgaaagaaaaatcaaggaagaaattgaaaagagCAGTTTTAATTGAATGGATTGCATTTTTGTGCATAACAGCGTGTTTAATTTCCAGCTTAACAATAGACAAGTTGCTGACTAAAGAGATCTGGGGATTAGAACTGTGGAAATGGTGTGTTTTGGTATTAGTTATTTTCTGTGGTCGTTTATTTTCACAATGGTTTATCAATTGTCTGGTTTTCTTGattgaaagaaattttctacttaagaGAAAGGTTCTTTATTTTGTCTATGGGCTGAGGAAGAGTGTTATAGTTCTTATTTGGCTGGCTTTGGTTCTTCTAGCGTGGGGTCTATTATTTGATCAAAGCATCAAAAGATCTAAGAAAGTCAATGAGATTCTGAATTATGTTACACGAGCTCTTGCTGCTTCGCTAATTGGAGCAGGGTTATGGCTGGTGAAAACTTTGTTGGTGAAGATACTAGCTGCTTCTTTTCAATGCACTCGGTTCTTCGATCGGATTCAAGAATCAATCTTCCATCAATATATCTTGCGCACTCTATCAGGACCTCCACTGATGGAGATGGCCGAGAGGGTTGGGAGAGTGGCAAGCTCAGGGCAATTGAGCTTCAGGcatttgaagaaagaaagagatggTGGGAATGAGGGGAAGGAAGAAGTGATTGATGTGGATAAACTCAAAAAGATGAAGCAAGAAAAAGTGTCTGCTTGGACCATGAGAGGGCTGATCAATGTTATAAGGAGTTCAGGGCTGTCCACCATCTCTAATACAATAGAGAATTTTAAAGAGGAAGAGGGTGAGCAAAAAGACAAGGAGATTAACAGTGAATGGGAAGCAAGTGCTGCAGCTTACCAGATTTTCAGGAACGTTGCGAAACCTGGTAGCAA GTATATTGATGAAGAGGACCTCTTTCGTTTTATGAACAAGGAGGAAATTGATAATGTGCTGCCATTGTTTGAAGGAGGGGTTGAAACTGGGAAGATAAAGCGAAAAACCCTTAAGAATTGGCTG GTGAACGTTTATATCGAACGGAAGTCGCTAGCCCACTCATTGAACGACACCAAAACTGCCATAGAGGAGCTAAACAGGCTTGCTTCTGCATTTGTACTGATTGTTATTGTCATTGTATGGCTACTTCTGATGGGTTTCTTGACCACACAAGTACTTGTCTTCATTTCATCACAGCTTCTACTGGTGGTTTTCATGTTTGGTAACACTGCCAAAACTATATTCGAAGCAATCATATTCGTATTCGTGATGCATCCATTTGACGTGGGGGATCGGTGTGTTGTAGATGGTGTGCAG ATGATTGTTGAAGAAATGAACATTTTAACCACAATTTTCTTGAGATATGACAATGAGAAGATCTTCTATCCAAATTCTGTTCTGGCCACCAAACCCATCAGTAACTTCTACAGGAGCCCCGAAATGAGTGATTCGATCGACTTTTCGGTTGACTTTTCCACATCAATTGAAAGCATTGGAGCCCTAAAAGCAAGAATAAAATC ATATCTTGAAAGCAAGCCTCAGTTCTGGCGGCCGAACCACAGCGTGATCGTGAAGGAGATCGAGAATGTCAACAAGATGAAACTGAGTCTATACATCAATCACACCATAAACTTTCAGAACTATGGTGACCGGAGCAGTCGCAGATCGGATCTAGTTTTGGAGCTAAAGAAAATTTTCGAAGATCTGGGCATCAAGTATCATCTGCTACCTCAAGAAGTCCAGCTCAACTATGTGAGTGCAGTAGCACCCATGGTTTCGACAACCTCGCGGAGATGA
- the LOC111780535 gene encoding E3 ubiquitin-protein ligase EL5-like, whose product MSDSASNYFAQPTNHPAKSSLPMLYYGLVVIGTAAIVLVLYNFIVIMWCSDNRRGRASPALAGNYAEMVNSSRSLQSSNRNLLCSFKFKKGSAAAAAAAVVEEEGNGNECVVCLSAFEEGEEVKKLPRCMHMFHARCIDMWLFSHCDCPLCRAPVAVPGLSKRQTVAEQQGNSGHGLPESGGLV is encoded by the coding sequence ATGAGTGATTCTGCTTCCAATTATTTTGCTCAACCAACGAATCATCCAGCAAAATCAAGCCTACCCATGTTGTATTACGGCCTTGTGGTCATCGGAACGGCGGCGATTGTGTTAGTTCTTTACAATTTCATCGTTATCATGTGGTGTTCCGACAACCGTCGTGGCCGAGCTTCGCCGGCGCTGGCTGGAAATTATGCGGAGATGGTGAATTCAAGCCGTAGCTTGCAGAGCTCGAATAGGAATTTGTTGTGCAGCTTTAAGTTCAAGAAGGGGTCtgcagcggcggcggcggcggcggtggtggaagaagaagggaatgGGAATGAATGTGTGGTTTGTTTGTCGGCGTTTGAGGAGGGGGAAGAGGTTAAGAAACTGCCGAGATGTATGCATATGTTTCATGCTCGTTGTATAGATATGTGGCTTTTTTCTCACTGTGATTGTCCCCTCTGCCGTGCTCCGGTGGCGGTGCCGGGGTTGAGCAAACGCCAAACCGTGGCGGAGCAACAGGGGAATTCAGGGCATGGGTTGCCGGAATCCGGTGGCTTGGTTTGA
- the LOC111780738 gene encoding vacuolar protein sorting-associated protein 2 homolog 1-like produces MSLFFGKRKTPAELLRENKRMLDKSIREIERERQGLQTQEKKLIAEIKKSAKQGQMGAVKVMAKDLVRTRHQIEKFYKLKSQLQGVSLRIQTLKSTQAMGEAMKGVTKAMGQMNRQMNLPSLQKIMQEFMKQNEKMELMTEVMEDAIDDALEGDEEEEETEELVSQVLDEIGINMNQELVNAPSTAVAAPATKTKVAQAEATGNDDGGIDNDLQARLDNLRRM; encoded by the exons ATGAGTTTATTCTTTGGCAAGCGGAAAACTCCGGCAG AACTCCTCCGGGAAAATAAGAGGATGCTGGACAAATCGATCAGAGAAATTGAAAGGGAGAGACAAGGTCTTCAAACACAAGAGAAGAAACTAATTGCAGAGATTAAGAAAAGTGCCAAGCAAGGGCAAATG GGAGCTGTTAAAGTGATGGCAAAAGATCTCGTTAGGACCAGGCACCAGATTGAAAAATTCTACAAGCTTAAATCACAACTTCAGGGCGTATCTCTTAGAATTCAG ACTTTGAAGTCGACTCAAGCAATGGGAGAAGCGATGAAAGGTGTGACAAAGGCAATGGGACAAATGAATCGGCAGATGAACCTGCCATCCCTGCAGAAGATTATGCAAGAATTTATGAAACAGAATGAAAAAATGGAACTGATGACTGAAGTGATGGAAGATGCCATCGATGACGCTTTGGAAGGGgacgaggaagaggaagagacaGAAGAATTGGTCAGCCAGGTTCTTGATGAGATAGGAATTAACATGAACCAAGAG CTCGTGAACGCACCATCGACTGCTGTTGCTGCACCAGCGACAAAGACAAAGGTTGCACAAGCAGAAGCAACAGGCAACGACGACGGTGGAATAGACAACGATCTTCAAGCCCGACTCGACAATTTAAGGAGAATGTAA